From a region of the Williamsia phyllosphaerae genome:
- a CDS encoding DUF4245 domain-containing protein, with amino-acid sequence MAAKPRILTDHKDMIWSLIPLIAICAVIAVVSGNCSVGLTGGARDDKTPAYDVTAGLTADAQTMSFPIRLPETPAGWKPNSGSRGGIDGKTVSNAGYLTGDGVYMQLSQTDATEDSLVGYLSAGQVLGRGIIEVGGAQWVRYAADDGKSVWVTDTRETRVALYSKANESDFQTMASAVTSAKVLTPQRDRPVPTG; translated from the coding sequence GTGGCTGCCAAACCCCGGATACTGACCGATCACAAAGACATGATCTGGTCGCTGATCCCGCTCATCGCGATCTGTGCGGTGATCGCCGTCGTCTCCGGGAACTGTTCGGTCGGTCTGACCGGCGGGGCCCGGGACGACAAGACGCCCGCCTACGACGTGACCGCCGGCCTCACCGCCGATGCCCAGACCATGTCGTTCCCGATCCGACTCCCCGAGACCCCGGCCGGCTGGAAGCCCAATTCCGGTAGCCGGGGCGGGATCGACGGCAAGACCGTCAGCAACGCCGGCTACCTCACCGGCGACGGGGTGTACATGCAGCTCAGCCAGACCGACGCGACCGAGGACTCCCTCGTCGGATACCTCAGCGCCGGTCAGGTCCTGGGCCGCGGGATCATCGAGGTCGGTGGCGCACAGTGGGTTCGGTACGCCGCCGACGACGGCAAATCCGTATGGGTGACCGACACCCGGGAGACTCGTGTCGCGCTGTACAGCAAGGCAAACGAGAGCGACTTCCAGACGATGGCGTCCGCGGTGACGTCGGCCAAGGTGCTGACGCCGCAACGCGACCGTCCGGTTCCCACGGGCTAG
- the glpX gene encoding class II fructose-bisphosphatase has translation MSDPVRSPQAPDRNLAMELVRVTEAAALAAGRWVGRGDKNGGDGAAVDAMRQLLSTVSMRGVVVIGEGEKDEAPMLYNGEEVGNGEGPEVDVAVDPIDGTTLMAEGRPNSIAVIAVSERGTMYDPSAVFYMEKIAVGPEAAGAIDIDQSVEWNVTSVAKAKNIAVADTTVVVLDRPRHADLIGEIRAAGAKVRLISDGDVAGAIAAAQAESSVDMLMGIGGTPEGIITAVAMKCMGGEIQGKLWPQTEAERQKALDAGLELDQKLTTNDLVKGENMFFCATGVTNGDMLRGVSYRSTGATTRSLVMRSKSGTIRRIEGFHQVDKLREFATIDFG, from the coding sequence ATGTCCGACCCCGTCCGCTCCCCGCAAGCCCCGGATCGAAATCTGGCGATGGAGCTGGTCCGGGTGACCGAGGCGGCGGCGCTCGCGGCCGGACGCTGGGTCGGGCGCGGTGACAAGAACGGCGGCGACGGCGCGGCGGTCGACGCCATGCGTCAGCTGCTGTCGACGGTGTCGATGCGTGGCGTCGTGGTCATCGGCGAGGGCGAGAAGGACGAGGCCCCGATGCTCTACAACGGCGAGGAGGTCGGCAACGGCGAGGGCCCCGAGGTCGACGTCGCCGTCGACCCCATCGACGGCACCACCCTGATGGCCGAGGGCCGCCCGAACTCCATCGCCGTGATCGCGGTGTCCGAGCGCGGCACGATGTACGACCCGTCCGCGGTGTTCTACATGGAGAAGATCGCCGTCGGCCCCGAGGCCGCGGGCGCCATCGACATCGACCAGTCGGTCGAGTGGAACGTGACGTCGGTGGCCAAGGCGAAGAACATCGCCGTCGCCGACACCACCGTCGTCGTGCTCGACCGTCCCCGTCACGCCGATCTGATCGGCGAGATCCGCGCTGCGGGCGCCAAGGTGCGGCTCATCTCCGACGGTGACGTCGCCGGTGCGATCGCCGCCGCGCAGGCGGAGAGCTCGGTGGACATGCTGATGGGCATCGGTGGCACGCCCGAGGGCATCATCACCGCCGTCGCGATGAAGTGCATGGGCGGCGAGATCCAGGGCAAACTGTGGCCGCAGACCGAGGCCGAGCGCCAGAAGGCGCTCGACGCCGGCCTCGAACTCGACCAGAAGCTGACCACCAACGACCTGGTCAAGGGCGAGAACATGTTCTTCTGCGCCACCGGCGTCACCAACGGCGACATGCTGCGCGGCGTGAGCTACCGCTCGACCGGCGCCACCACCCGCTCGCTGGTGATGCGGTCGAAGTCCGGGACGATCCGACGGATCGAGGGCTTCCACCAGGTGGACAAGCTGCGTGAATTCGCGACCATCGACTTCGGTTAA